The Pedobacter roseus genome contains a region encoding:
- a CDS encoding winged helix-turn-helix transcriptional regulator — translation MKQITREPSHECKMAIMAVHDAIDVLSGKWKITIITCLLFGPKRYSEIMRDVKGISGKVLSRELREMETNLLISRTVIDTQPITVSYALTEYGQSVQPIITVLSAWGQTHREQISKK, via the coding sequence ATGAAGCAGATTACAAGAGAACCCAGCCACGAATGCAAAATGGCCATTATGGCTGTACACGATGCCATCGACGTTTTGAGCGGTAAATGGAAGATCACCATCATTACCTGCCTGCTCTTCGGTCCGAAAAGATATTCTGAGATTATGCGGGATGTAAAAGGCATTTCCGGAAAGGTGCTTAGCAGAGAGCTGAGGGAAATGGAAACCAATCTGCTTATCAGCCGAACCGTTATAGATACCCAGCCCATTACGGTAAGTTATGCGCTCACTGAATACGGCCAATCGGTGCAGCCCATCATAACTGTACTTTCTGCCTGGGGACAGACGCACCGGGAGCAGATCAGTAAAAAATAA
- a CDS encoding GH12 family glycosyl hydrolase domain-containing protein, with product MRKILTSVAVSMLLFTACKKDQPVATTEPGQVKADWTSDNSTSNYTSKAYAPYTVFNNVWGANPGYQSIWANNGNNWGIWSNHPNTSGIKSYPNSERKVQRLLSSLNSLTSHYDVTVPADGSWGADYDVWTSNDKYEIMLWMNYRGNVGPIASSYPGGVAQVNVSNKTVGGHTWNVYKGPVSSSGKQVFSFLRTSNSTSGDVNIKDIMNYLKNDLTWIGNETIDRVQFGFEVTSTVGGRNHQVNNYTVSFN from the coding sequence ATGAGAAAAATTTTAACAAGTGTTGCAGTATCCATGCTTTTGTTTACTGCCTGCAAAAAAGACCAGCCTGTTGCAACAACTGAACCCGGACAGGTAAAAGCCGATTGGACCTCGGATAACAGCACATCCAACTACACCAGCAAGGCTTATGCACCTTACACCGTATTTAATAATGTGTGGGGTGCTAATCCTGGTTACCAGAGTATTTGGGCCAATAACGGTAATAACTGGGGTATTTGGTCTAACCATCCAAATACCTCAGGCATAAAATCTTATCCCAATTCTGAACGTAAAGTACAACGTTTATTGAGCAGTTTGAACAGTTTAACCTCTCATTATGATGTTACGGTACCTGCCGACGGATCGTGGGGTGCTGACTATGATGTATGGACAAGCAATGATAAATACGAAATTATGCTTTGGATGAATTATAGAGGCAACGTTGGTCCTATAGCCAGTTCATATCCGGGCGGTGTGGCCCAGGTAAATGTTTCTAATAAAACCGTTGGCGGGCATACCTGGAATGTATATAAAGGTCCTGTAAGTTCGAGTGGTAAACAGGTTTTTTCTTTTTTACGCACCAGTAATTCAACTTCTGGAGATGTGAATATCAAAGATATCATGAATTACCTTAAAAACGACCTGACCTGGATCGGTAATGAGACAATAGACCGTGTACAATTCGGTTTTGAAGTAACCAGCACCGTTGGTGGAAGAAACCACCAGGTAAATAATTATACCGTATCTTTTAATTAA
- the uvrA gene encoding excinuclease ABC subunit UvrA, with translation MAGKEKGNMIRVRGAREHNLKDISLDIPRDQLVVFTGVSGSGKSSLAFGTLYAEAQRRYLESVSPYARRLFNQMSVPEVDSIDGLPPAVALQQQRGGASTRSSVGSVTTLSNLLRMLYSRAGDYPKGQSIIYAEGFSANTPQGACPECHGLGSVFEVSEKTMVPDPTLTIRERAVASWPLAWQGQNQRDILVSMGYNVDIPWRDLPKKDRDWILFTEETPTVPVYPGLSPEETARAIKNKKTPDYMGTFIGAKPYVLKTFSSSQSELMKKRVSKYMVSAPCPLCLGKRLRKESLSVSFDGKDIAVLSRLSLTELSTIFRKYARSEKGQQSEKQIVTQRICMDILSRIEVMLELGLGYLSLERTTPTLSPGELQRLRLATQVHSNLFGVIYVLDEPSAGLHPADTKALLGILDRLKNAGNSIFVVEHEVEVIRHADWIVDVGPGAGEKGGHILYSGPLKGLKQAERSVTARFLFNDIKPVINPPRKATGQLRISGAGRHNLKNIDVDFPIGVLTCVTGISGSGKSSLVSQVLVNLVADGLGQKLDTETEPVSAAPELKTTAPVEGKISGGLEQITRLVVVDQRPIGRTPRSNLATYTGLFDQVRKRFADTALARKRRYDAGRFSFNVAKGRCPHCQGEGFVMVELLFLPSVYSPCPTCNGSRYNPETLEVTYKDKNIAQVLEMTVEQACDFFDEDPAVYRALDIVREVGLGYLRLGQAATELSGGEAQRIKLATELQKSQKGSSLYVLDEPTTGLHPSDVERLLAQLNKLADAGNTVVVVEHDMQVIAQSDWIIDIGPEAGEKGGRIVYSGSVDGLINCKESKTAPFLAAYLKKYAKIRS, from the coding sequence ATGGCAGGGAAAGAAAAAGGCAATATGATCAGGGTACGAGGTGCAAGGGAACATAACCTAAAAGATATCAGTTTAGACATTCCGAGGGACCAGCTTGTGGTTTTTACCGGGGTATCAGGATCAGGCAAATCTTCTCTGGCCTTTGGAACCTTATATGCCGAAGCCCAGAGAAGATACCTTGAGTCGGTATCTCCTTATGCCCGCAGACTGTTCAACCAGATGAGCGTACCCGAGGTGGATTCAATTGACGGACTGCCGCCAGCTGTTGCACTCCAGCAGCAGCGCGGCGGCGCAAGTACCCGCTCTTCGGTGGGCAGTGTGACTACGCTTTCCAATCTGCTGCGCATGTTATATTCCAGGGCCGGTGATTACCCAAAAGGCCAGTCTATCATTTATGCTGAAGGATTCTCCGCCAATACCCCACAGGGTGCATGCCCGGAATGTCATGGACTGGGCAGCGTGTTCGAGGTAAGCGAAAAAACAATGGTTCCCGATCCCACGCTCACCATTCGTGAGAGGGCAGTTGCCTCCTGGCCACTCGCCTGGCAGGGGCAGAACCAGCGAGATATCCTGGTATCGATGGGTTATAATGTCGATATACCCTGGAGAGATCTTCCTAAAAAAGACCGTGACTGGATACTCTTTACAGAAGAAACCCCGACAGTCCCCGTTTACCCAGGATTATCTCCAGAAGAGACAGCAAGGGCCATAAAAAATAAAAAGACCCCGGATTATATGGGTACTTTTATCGGTGCGAAGCCTTATGTCCTTAAGACTTTTTCCTCCAGCCAGTCCGAACTGATGAAGAAAAGGGTGAGCAAGTATATGGTCAGCGCCCCCTGCCCGCTGTGCCTTGGTAAAAGGCTTAGAAAAGAATCACTTTCGGTTAGTTTCGATGGAAAGGACATTGCCGTACTTTCAAGGCTGTCACTCACTGAGCTTTCTACCATTTTCAGAAAGTATGCCCGTTCTGAGAAAGGTCAGCAGTCAGAAAAACAGATTGTAACACAGCGGATCTGTATGGATATCCTTTCACGGATCGAAGTGATGCTCGAACTGGGGCTGGGTTACCTGAGCCTTGAACGCACTACGCCGACCTTATCTCCGGGAGAACTTCAACGGCTGAGACTGGCCACCCAGGTCCATTCCAATCTTTTTGGTGTAATCTATGTTCTCGACGAGCCCTCTGCCGGACTCCATCCCGCCGACACAAAGGCGTTACTAGGGATCCTGGACAGACTGAAAAATGCCGGAAACAGTATTTTTGTTGTGGAACATGAGGTGGAGGTGATCAGGCATGCCGACTGGATAGTCGATGTTGGACCGGGTGCTGGTGAAAAGGGAGGCCATATATTATACAGCGGACCATTGAAGGGCTTAAAACAAGCAGAAAGATCAGTTACCGCCCGGTTTTTATTTAATGATATAAAGCCGGTTATCAATCCGCCCAGAAAGGCCACTGGCCAGCTCCGTATTTCAGGGGCAGGCCGTCATAACCTCAAAAATATTGATGTTGATTTTCCGATCGGCGTACTTACCTGCGTTACGGGAATATCGGGCTCTGGAAAAAGCAGCCTGGTTAGCCAGGTGCTCGTGAACCTTGTTGCCGATGGGCTTGGCCAGAAGTTGGATACTGAAACAGAACCTGTTTCAGCGGCGCCAGAGCTAAAAACCACTGCACCAGTTGAGGGAAAGATATCGGGTGGGCTGGAACAGATTACCCGCCTGGTAGTTGTAGATCAGCGGCCGATCGGGCGCACCCCGAGATCGAACCTTGCAACCTACACCGGTCTTTTCGATCAGGTCAGGAAACGCTTTGCAGATACTGCGCTCGCCAGAAAACGCCGGTATGATGCAGGCCGGTTTTCATTTAACGTGGCAAAAGGAAGATGCCCGCACTGCCAGGGCGAAGGCTTTGTGATGGTAGAATTGCTGTTTTTGCCGAGCGTATACAGCCCCTGCCCCACCTGCAACGGATCAAGGTACAATCCCGAAACCCTTGAGGTCACCTATAAGGATAAAAACATTGCCCAGGTATTGGAAATGACCGTAGAGCAGGCCTGCGATTTTTTCGACGAGGATCCCGCTGTTTACCGGGCGCTGGATATTGTAAGGGAGGTAGGACTTGGTTACCTGAGGCTCGGACAGGCGGCAACCGAACTCTCGGGAGGTGAAGCGCAGCGGATCAAGCTGGCCACCGAACTGCAGAAAAGCCAGAAAGGGTCTTCACTTTATGTGCTGGATGAACCCACTACCGGACTGCATCCTTCAGATGTAGAACGGCTATTGGCCCAGCTCAACAAACTTGCCGATGCAGGAAATACAGTTGTAGTGGTTGAACATGATATGCAGGTTATTGCCCAGAGTGACTGGATTATCGATATCGGACCGGAGGCAGGCGAGAAAGGCGGCAGGATCGTATACAGCGGTAGTGTTGATGGCCTGATAAACTGCAAGGAAAGCAAGACAGCACCATTTCTGGCCGCATACCTCAAAAAGTATGCTAAAATACGAAGCTGA
- a CDS encoding helix-turn-helix domain-containing protein translates to MIKRVLQNTFSLLNVDHVKLTHKWDYRNVISPYYRIYYIDDGAGEISDQVNFLKLEPGYLYIIPSFTLCSLSCSSHLSQYFVQFFEESADGVSLFARSRVVSKIKATQLDIDLFKHLLEINPGRGINRSDDPKIYEKNIYYKEYQELNNRQNLASYIETQGILLQLMGRFLKSQQHLAQGIQHAPSKIAETIGHILVNLHQELSVTALAARINQHPDYFSRQFKIFTGERPVNYILGKRIERAQYLLATSKLAYSEIAAQTGFDTLSYFSKSFKKITGMSPRTYKKQIYIVGFTL, encoded by the coding sequence ATGATTAAAAGAGTATTACAGAACACTTTTTCCCTGCTGAATGTAGACCACGTAAAACTAACGCATAAATGGGATTATCGAAATGTAATCAGTCCTTATTACCGTATATATTATATAGATGACGGAGCAGGTGAGATATCTGACCAGGTTAATTTTTTAAAGCTAGAGCCAGGTTACCTTTATATTATACCTAGTTTCACCCTTTGTAGTTTAAGTTGCAGCAGCCATTTAAGCCAGTATTTTGTTCAGTTTTTCGAAGAATCTGCAGATGGGGTTTCGCTTTTTGCCAGAAGCCGGGTAGTTTCGAAAATCAAGGCAACACAGTTGGACATTGATCTTTTTAAACATCTGCTCGAAATCAATCCTGGCCGGGGGATCAATAGGTCTGATGACCCCAAAATATATGAAAAGAATATTTATTATAAAGAATATCAGGAACTGAATAACAGGCAGAACTTAGCCAGTTATATCGAAACCCAGGGCATATTGCTTCAGTTAATGGGTCGTTTTCTAAAATCCCAGCAACATCTCGCACAGGGAATCCAACATGCACCATCTAAAATTGCCGAAACGATAGGACATATTTTGGTTAACCTGCATCAGGAATTATCTGTGACTGCACTTGCTGCCCGTATTAATCAGCATCCTGATTATTTCTCACGGCAATTTAAAATCTTTACCGGAGAGCGCCCGGTAAATTATATACTTGGCAAACGGATAGAGCGGGCACAATATTTATTGGCCACCAGCAAACTGGCCTATTCAGAAATTGCTGCGCAAACAGGTTTCGATACCCTGTCATACTTCTCCAAATCCTTTAAGAAAATAACCGGAATGTCTCCACGAACTTATAAAAAACAAATTTATATTGTAGGTTTTACCTTGTAA
- a CDS encoding L-rhamnose mutarotase — protein sequence MKRYCLALDLVDDPNLIAEYEAYHQNGWPEIKLSITEAGILDMEIYRFSNRLFMIMETQNDFSFEKKADMDAANPKVKEWEELMWKYQQALPLARPGEKWVLMKNIFKLNNREI from the coding sequence ATGAAAAGATATTGCCTTGCACTGGATTTGGTAGATGATCCAAATCTGATAGCAGAATATGAAGCCTACCATCAAAATGGCTGGCCCGAAATTAAGCTAAGTATTACCGAAGCAGGTATTCTGGATATGGAAATTTACCGCTTTTCTAATCGTTTGTTCATGATCATGGAAACGCAAAATGATTTTAGTTTTGAAAAAAAGGCTGATATGGATGCCGCCAATCCTAAAGTTAAGGAGTGGGAAGAGCTGATGTGGAAATATCAGCAGGCGCTGCCTTTGGCAAGGCCTGGAGAAAAGTGGGTGCTGATGAAAAATATATTTAAGCTAAACAATCGGGAAATATGA
- a CDS encoding alpha-L-fucosidase, which translates to MRKTLLLGLMASSLMLGVKAQQHNNKVEKIVFKPTDESLKQYEYPEWFRDAKFGIWSHWGPQAVPRQGDWYAKNMYIQGSEQNKYHVAKYGTPSKFGYKDLIPLWKAEKWNPEQLMALYKKAGARYFVTMGSHHDNFFLWNSKIHKWNSVNMGPHKDVVGLWQRAAKKEGLRFGVSEHLAASFNWFQTSHGADKTGQFAGVPYDGRDPQYSDLYHLPADSANIKDWLTNNPGWHNQWLKNVNELIDNYHPDLLYSDSKLPFGNIGREMVAHYYNQDIAKNKGKLEAVYTPKEASEGKWAQDVERGVLDSISPFPWQTDTSIGDWYYRTGQRYKSANEIAQLLTDIVSKNGNLLINVVQTPEGDLEPDVIKIITEIGEWTKMNGEGIYGSRPWKVYGEGPSTIKSNQKKGHFGGLTDTREYQSTDIRYTTKDKNLFAFCLNIPKGDIKMTLLGAKSKYLDKGIVSVTILGSKEKLNWTQENDALVIKKPADYPAWAVTGFKIEFKK; encoded by the coding sequence ATGAGAAAAACATTATTATTAGGTCTTATGGCTTCTTCCCTGATGCTTGGCGTAAAGGCACAACAGCATAATAACAAGGTTGAAAAAATCGTTTTTAAGCCTACAGATGAGTCGTTAAAGCAGTATGAGTATCCAGAATGGTTCCGTGATGCTAAATTTGGTATCTGGTCGCATTGGGGGCCTCAGGCTGTTCCAAGGCAAGGCGATTGGTATGCAAAAAATATGTATATCCAGGGCAGCGAGCAGAATAAATACCATGTTGCAAAATATGGAACGCCTTCTAAATTTGGTTACAAGGATCTTATCCCGCTCTGGAAAGCAGAGAAATGGAATCCAGAACAATTAATGGCGTTATATAAGAAAGCCGGTGCCAGGTATTTTGTAACCATGGGCTCACACCATGATAATTTCTTTCTGTGGAACTCCAAAATCCATAAGTGGAATTCGGTAAATATGGGTCCACATAAAGATGTTGTTGGTTTATGGCAAAGAGCCGCAAAAAAAGAAGGCCTTCGTTTCGGCGTTTCTGAGCACCTGGCAGCCAGTTTTAACTGGTTTCAAACCAGTCACGGTGCGGATAAAACCGGGCAATTTGCTGGTGTTCCTTACGATGGCCGTGATCCTCAATATTCGGATCTTTACCATTTACCAGCTGATTCGGCCAATATTAAAGATTGGCTCACTAATAATCCGGGATGGCACAATCAATGGTTAAAGAATGTGAATGAACTGATCGATAACTATCATCCAGACCTGCTTTATTCAGATAGTAAGCTTCCTTTTGGAAATATTGGAAGGGAGATGGTGGCGCATTATTATAACCAGGATATTGCAAAAAATAAAGGTAAACTTGAAGCGGTATATACGCCCAAGGAAGCATCTGAAGGAAAATGGGCACAGGATGTAGAACGCGGCGTGCTTGATTCGATCAGCCCTTTTCCATGGCAAACCGATACTTCGATAGGAGACTGGTATTATAGAACAGGGCAGCGGTACAAAAGCGCGAATGAAATTGCCCAACTTTTGACAGATATCGTCAGTAAAAACGGCAATCTGCTCATCAATGTTGTACAAACCCCGGAGGGAGATCTTGAACCTGATGTAATTAAAATTATTACTGAAATAGGGGAATGGACCAAAATGAACGGAGAAGGTATTTATGGCTCCAGGCCTTGGAAAGTGTATGGAGAAGGGCCGTCTACCATTAAATCAAATCAGAAAAAGGGCCATTTCGGCGGTTTAACAGATACCCGTGAATACCAGTCAACTGATATCAGGTATACAACAAAAGATAAAAATCTTTTTGCTTTCTGTTTAAATATTCCGAAAGGCGATATCAAAATGACACTGCTTGGGGCGAAATCGAAATATCTGGATAAAGGAATTGTTTCGGTTACAATTCTTGGTAGTAAAGAGAAACTAAACTGGACACAGGAAAACGATGCGCTGGTGATTAAGAAACCAGCTGATTACCCTGCATGGGCAGTAACAGGTTTCAAAATAGAATTTAAAAAATAG
- a CDS encoding nitroreductase family protein, whose translation MNTIESLKWRYATKKFSDRKVSAEDLDKILEAINLSASSTGLQPYRIFVVENPSVKESLGEGSFNSQIASCSHLLVFAALTAITAEHIDAYMLQIATQREIPVEALSDFKAALVGGILSRKDEDNAAWAARQAYIALGTALISAAELKIDSTPMEGFDIEKFDSLLGLKPLGLTAVVTLALGYRDEEGDFYAGLKKVRLPLSQLVSFVK comes from the coding sequence ATGAATACAATAGAAAGCTTAAAATGGCGCTACGCCACCAAAAAATTCAGTGACCGTAAAGTTTCAGCAGAAGACCTGGATAAAATTCTGGAAGCCATTAACCTGTCAGCATCTTCTACCGGCCTGCAGCCTTACCGGATATTCGTAGTCGAAAATCCTTCTGTTAAAGAATCTTTGGGTGAGGGATCTTTCAACAGCCAGATTGCAAGCTGTTCACATTTGCTTGTATTTGCGGCCTTAACCGCAATAACAGCAGAACATATTGATGCCTATATGCTGCAAATCGCCACACAAAGGGAAATTCCTGTCGAGGCACTTTCTGACTTTAAAGCCGCGCTGGTTGGTGGCATACTTTCCCGTAAGGATGAGGATAATGCAGCATGGGCGGCAAGGCAGGCTTATATCGCTTTGGGAACCGCACTGATTTCAGCTGCTGAACTTAAGATCGATTCTACGCCAATGGAGGGTTTTGATATAGAAAAATTTGATTCGCTGCTTGGACTGAAACCTTTGGGGCTGACCGCTGTGGTAACCCTGGCACTGGGCTACCGGGATGAGGAAGGTGACTTTTACGCAGGTTTGAAAAAGGTAAGATTGCCGCTCTCGCAGCTAGTCAGCTTTGTAAAATAA
- a CDS encoding SDR family oxidoreductase: MTEKKIPTLQDPRNMYPAPPFNKQPQEVPGLASKMDPVPDHGEKSYKGSGRLAGRRALITGGDSGIGRAAAIAYAREGADVVIGYLPQEQSDADEVLKLIEEAGSKGFGIPGDITSREFCETLVAQTVEKLGGIDILVNNAGHQQAVDSLLDISPEAFDVTMKTNIYAPFWITKAALPHLEPGSVIISTSSVQAYDPSENLFDYAQTKAANVAFVKSLAKQLGPKGIRVNGVAPGPVWTPLQTSGGQPQDAIVEFGKATPLGRPGQPAELASIYVQLADGSASYATGQIYGAAGGNGHP, encoded by the coding sequence ATGACTGAAAAGAAAATACCAACATTGCAGGATCCCAGGAACATGTATCCTGCGCCACCGTTTAATAAACAGCCGCAGGAAGTTCCCGGACTTGCATCGAAAATGGACCCGGTGCCTGATCATGGGGAAAAAAGTTATAAGGGTTCCGGAAGATTAGCGGGGCGCAGGGCACTTATTACCGGAGGGGATTCGGGCATAGGCCGTGCAGCAGCGATTGCATACGCCCGTGAAGGAGCGGATGTGGTGATCGGTTACCTTCCGCAGGAACAATCAGATGCCGATGAGGTACTTAAGCTAATAGAAGAGGCAGGGAGCAAAGGTTTTGGCATCCCTGGTGACATTACCAGCCGCGAATTCTGCGAAACGCTGGTGGCACAAACCGTGGAAAAACTGGGCGGAATTGATATACTGGTCAATAATGCCGGGCACCAGCAGGCGGTAGATTCACTGCTTGATATCAGTCCGGAAGCGTTTGATGTGACCATGAAAACCAATATCTATGCACCATTCTGGATCACCAAAGCAGCTTTACCGCATCTGGAACCGGGATCGGTAATTATTTCAACGAGTTCGGTACAGGCGTATGACCCTTCGGAGAACCTATTTGATTACGCCCAGACCAAAGCGGCCAATGTGGCCTTTGTAAAATCGCTGGCCAAGCAGCTGGGGCCAAAGGGCATACGGGTAAACGGCGTAGCACCTGGTCCTGTATGGACACCGCTGCAAACCAGTGGCGGGCAGCCGCAGGATGCCATTGTGGAATTCGGTAAAGCTACCCCGCTCGGTCGTCCCGGTCAGCCGGCAGAGCTTGCCTCAATCTACGTGCAGCTGGCCGATGGTTCTGCCAGTTACGCAACCGGACAGATATATGGTGCAGCCGGTGGAAACGGCCATCCATAA
- a CDS encoding RNA polymerase sigma factor, protein MNELKFGTLIKEHSPALRRHAIRYTKNEDDADDLVQDTMIKAIRFYKNFEEGTNIKGWLFVIMRNTFINDYRKNTRKNALITQTDEISSQDLAVSASANKATGTFILGDIQKALASIPEIYSTPFIRYFEGHKYQEIADEFNMPIGTVKTRIHIAREMLKKYLKTYQP, encoded by the coding sequence ATGAATGAACTAAAATTTGGTACACTGATCAAAGAGCACTCTCCCGCACTTCGCCGCCACGCGATCCGTTATACCAAAAACGAAGATGATGCGGATGACCTTGTACAGGATACCATGATCAAGGCGATCCGTTTTTACAAGAATTTTGAAGAAGGAACCAATATAAAGGGATGGCTGTTTGTGATCATGCGCAATACTTTTATTAACGACTACAGAAAAAACACCCGGAAAAATGCACTGATCACCCAGACCGATGAAATCAGCTCACAAGACCTCGCGGTAAGTGCTTCGGCCAATAAAGCAACAGGGACATTTATTTTAGGTGATATACAAAAGGCACTTGCCTCGATCCCGGAAATCTATTCAACCCCTTTTATCCGTTATTTTGAAGGACATAAATATCAGGAAATAGCAGATGAATTCAATATGCCAATCGGAACGGTGAAAACCAGGATCCATATCGCAAGGGAAATGCTAAAAAAATACCTGAAAACATACCAGCCCTAG
- a CDS encoding (2Fe-2S)-binding protein, which produces MQTEPQKSQQGTSDTRSITFRINGEDRNIVIRPWVSLLDCLRDHLDLTGTKKGCDHGQCGACTVICDGKRVLSCLTLAVMKDGAEITTIEGIANGNELHLLQQAFIDHDAFQCGYCTPGQICSAIGLLKEGKANTREEVKELMSGNLCRCGANVGIIDAVMQVKNGGSYE; this is translated from the coding sequence ATGCAAACAGAACCTCAAAAATCCCAGCAAGGAACGTCAGATACCCGGTCAATCACATTCAGGATCAACGGAGAAGACCGTAATATCGTTATCCGCCCATGGGTGAGCCTTTTGGACTGCCTGCGTGACCATCTGGACCTGACAGGAACAAAAAAAGGCTGTGATCATGGCCAGTGCGGTGCCTGCACGGTTATCTGCGATGGCAAACGGGTACTAAGCTGCCTTACCCTTGCAGTAATGAAAGATGGTGCTGAAATCACCACCATAGAGGGAATTGCCAACGGAAATGAACTCCATCTATTGCAGCAGGCTTTTATCGACCATGATGCCTTCCAGTGCGGCTATTGTACACCCGGACAGATATGCAGCGCAATAGGATTGCTAAAGGAAGGAAAGGCAAACACGCGCGAAGAAGTAAAAGAACTGATGAGTGGCAACCTTTGCCGGTGCGGGGCCAATGTGGGGATAATTGATGCGGTTATGCAGGTAAAAAACGGGGGGAGCTATGAATAA
- a CDS encoding CAP domain-containing protein has protein sequence MRNHYFSVTHHKTIIYFASTIMLMFAATISACKKENSEASKKDLETELLTRLNQLREKGCTCGTDIMPPAQKVTWNTALEKTATLHAEDMLNRNYFSHITPEGIPAIQRSRQQGYAGTEVGEVIAKNYTSADEVIAGWLASESHCKAMMDTTYNEVGAGKAGTYWVMDLGRKN, from the coding sequence ATGCGCAATCACTATTTTTCTGTAACTCATCACAAAACTATAATCTACTTCGCCAGTACAATTATGCTGATGTTCGCCGCAACGATTTCCGCCTGTAAAAAGGAAAACAGTGAAGCATCTAAAAAAGATCTGGAGACCGAACTTTTGACCAGATTAAACCAGCTGAGAGAAAAAGGCTGCACCTGCGGAACAGACATTATGCCACCTGCACAAAAGGTAACCTGGAATACTGCACTCGAAAAAACTGCAACCTTACATGCTGAAGATATGTTGAACCGGAATTATTTTAGCCACATTACACCCGAAGGCATCCCGGCGATACAGCGTTCCAGACAACAGGGATATGCCGGAACTGAGGTTGGAGAGGTTATAGCAAAAAATTACACCAGTGCTGATGAGGTAATAGCGGGATGGTTAGCCAGCGAAAGCCACTGCAAAGCGATGATGGATACCACATATAATGAAGTAGGTGCCGGCAAAGCAGGCACCTACTGGGTAATGGATTTAGGTAGAAAAAATTAG
- a CDS encoding alpha-ketoglutarate-dependent dioxygenase AlkB family protein has translation MGRSEQVMEQLSFFSHSGQSAGLPGDVVDYHAGFIDQEKSDLLLKTLIRDTPWQQRLVKMYDREVLTPRLTAWYGNTDGIDYGALGKSTPMDWTASLLELKKLVEPVSGISFNSVLLNYYRNGRDSVAWHSDKETVMGSHPIIASVSFGAVRSFDIRKKENHHEKYSVRLEHGSLLIMKGDLQSGWEHRIAKTTENIGPRINLTFRRIMDPST, from the coding sequence ATGGGAAGAAGTGAACAGGTAATGGAACAATTGAGTTTTTTTTCACATAGCGGACAGTCTGCAGGGTTACCGGGAGATGTGGTAGACTATCATGCTGGTTTTATTGATCAAGAGAAAAGTGATTTGTTACTCAAAACCCTGATACGGGATACGCCATGGCAACAAAGGCTTGTGAAGATGTACGATCGCGAGGTACTTACGCCCAGGCTCACTGCCTGGTATGGGAATACCGATGGTATTGATTACGGAGCCCTTGGCAAATCCACTCCGATGGATTGGACAGCATCACTTTTGGAACTTAAAAAATTGGTAGAGCCGGTTTCGGGCATAAGCTTCAACAGTGTACTGCTCAATTATTACCGTAACGGCAGGGATTCGGTCGCCTGGCATAGTGATAAAGAAACGGTAATGGGATCGCACCCCATTATAGCTTCGGTTTCCTTTGGCGCAGTCCGAAGTTTTGATATTAGAAAAAAAGAGAATCACCATGAAAAATATTCTGTGCGGCTTGAACATGGATCCCTTCTGATCATGAAAGGAGATCTGCAGTCTGGATGGGAGCACCGGATTGCCAAGACCACTGAAAATATTGGACCAAGGATCAACCTGACTTTCAGGCGGATCATGGATCCATCTACCTGA